A stretch of DNA from candidate division TA06 bacterium:
CAGCAGTAATGATGGCACAAGCTCTGCAGTCCTTTGATATCAGATCGTCCAGCACCTGAGGAACAAAGCGCGCGGGGACCGCAACTACGCCCAGGTCTATCCGGGACTCAACCGCTCTCGCTGAGGGATAGCAGCGAAGCCCGAGAATCTCTTTCGCCTTGGGATTTACAGGAAATATCTTTCCCCGGTAACCGAAGGAGACCATGTTCTTGAGCACACTGTGACCCACCTTCTCGCTGTCCTGAGAGGCACCTATCACTGCCACAGAGTTCGGCTCAAAAAATGCGCGTAGACTTGTATCTGTCTTCACTGGCGCAGCCATTCTTGCTTCCTCTCCCTGTCTATAGCCAGCTATAACGACAGTATATTCATTAACATACCCCTGTCAATCCGTTTCCCACGTTCATAATTGGGTTGACTCCTCTGTAAGCTAATCTCAGCTTAGTTTTCGCTTGTTGCCTGGTCGAGTCTGTGGTATAAGCTAGGTTGCGTGTAAGCGTGTCCATCCTTTGATCAGATAGAAGGCAAAAAAGAAGATGCGCCATCGATTTCAATCTGTTCTGCTCACATTGATATGCTGCGGTTGTGCATCCCGTACCCCGTCGCTTTCTCAAAAAATCAGTAGTATTATGCCAAAAGATGCTGACTTCAGCTTTAGAGCGCATGAGGGGTGGAGCACGAACCTTTTGAAAGGAGTCAGGCTGGCTGAGACCACAGCTCAGGATGCTGCTCATGAAATCACAAAGATTATGGACGGCGAACCCTCTACGACGTGGACAGGGAAAGGCTACGGTCACAAGCCAGAGTTCACATTCGATCTTGGCCGCACAATAGAATTCAACAGGCTGGTTATCTTCAATCGGCATACCGATGCCAGAGGGACTGGGGGAGGCAACAACGCAGCCAGGGACCTGGTCATATACGGCTCAATTCCAGACCAAACGGACACTTTCTTCG
This window harbors:
- a CDS encoding discoidin domain-containing protein, producing the protein MRHRFQSVLLTLICCGCASRTPSLSQKISSIMPKDADFSFRAHEGWSTNLLKGVRLAETTAQDAAHEITKIMDGEPSTTWTGKGYGHKPEFTFDLGRTIEFNRLVIFNRHTDARGTGGGNNAARDLVIYGSIPDQTDTFFVVCETTLPGPRAQCIEHEGRRACFFIDNTEPVVIKLPKTRVRLLRIQILSAYWTSSAESNWPSELSYALSEVMVFLAVESPDTR